A region from the uncultured Holophaga sp. genome encodes:
- a CDS encoding AraC family transcriptional regulator codes for MALDLTLPSSTSAPGVREFVSRDPRQASAYIRQAFTRHQMRVLGTPRAFQARIQTLHLGSIRLSALAFDTEVELAQDPDPRYLLISTQTQGDAEVSYADRTYRGGSGMVVIDSPYAPVLKRFSADSRRIHLRFDTTAVETCCARLLGHSLDRPIHFSPFIPDAAATHRHWLALLQLLLTYVEGDGGRLNPALVRSLEDTALVMLLSEHEHSYSEELRSPASWAPGHIRRAEAFMRAHAGEPLSLAAIADATGISLRGLTQGFRDYRHTSPMRFLQALRLEGARRELLEASPGATVAGIAQAWGCPHLGRFASAYRERFGESPSETLRS; via the coding sequence ATGGCCTTGGATCTGACCCTACCCTCCTCCACCTCCGCCCCGGGGGTCAGGGAGTTTGTGAGCCGGGACCCCCGCCAAGCCTCGGCGTACATCCGCCAGGCCTTCACCCGCCACCAGATGCGGGTGCTGGGTACCCCGAGGGCCTTCCAGGCCCGGATCCAGACCCTCCACCTGGGCAGTATCCGGCTCAGCGCCCTGGCCTTCGACACGGAGGTGGAACTGGCCCAGGACCCGGATCCCCGCTACCTCCTGATCTCCACCCAGACCCAGGGGGATGCGGAGGTGAGCTATGCGGACCGGACCTACCGGGGTGGCTCGGGCATGGTGGTGATCGACTCTCCCTACGCACCTGTCCTCAAGCGATTCAGCGCCGACAGCCGACGCATCCACCTCCGCTTTGACACCACGGCAGTGGAGACCTGCTGCGCCCGACTCCTGGGGCACAGCCTCGACCGCCCCATCCACTTCTCCCCCTTCATCCCGGATGCAGCGGCCACCCACCGGCACTGGCTGGCCCTCCTCCAACTGCTGCTGACCTATGTGGAGGGCGATGGCGGCCGGCTCAACCCAGCCCTGGTCCGCAGCCTGGAGGACACGGCCCTGGTCATGCTCCTCTCAGAGCATGAGCACAGCTACTCGGAAGAGCTCCGGTCCCCCGCCTCCTGGGCTCCGGGCCATATCCGCCGAGCCGAGGCCTTCATGCGCGCCCATGCCGGAGAGCCCCTGAGTCTCGCGGCCATCGCCGATGCCACCGGGATCAGCCTCCGGGGTCTCACCCAGGGCTTCCGGGACTATCGGCACACCAGCCCCATGCGTTTTCTCCAGGCCCTGAGGTTGGAGGGGGCCCGAAGGGAGCTCCTGGAGGCCAGCCCGGGGGCCACTGTGGCAGGGATCGCCCAGGCCTGGGGCTGTCCTCACCTGGGGCGCTTCGCCTCCGCCTACCGGGAACGCTTTGGCGAGAGCCCCTCCGAGACCCTGAGGAGCTGA
- a CDS encoding 2-oxoacid:acceptor oxidoreductase family protein, producing MSGETFNIYLAGVGGQGIGLLSEVLARAADAAGHRLRGCDTHGMAQRGGEVAGHLRLGPTMRSPFVPPHGAQLVLALERHEAHRAARGFLAPGGTLLWYDALWQPLPVRMGEEPPIEVTELEELCAALGAVCLKVPAQALPDVRMQNTLVLREVAVGHLIAGVGLPELGRGLGDLMEGTLLEANLALLRQGPLSAEALPGTDG from the coding sequence ATGAGCGGGGAGACCTTCAACATCTATCTGGCGGGCGTGGGGGGGCAGGGCATCGGGCTCCTGTCCGAAGTCCTGGCCCGGGCTGCGGATGCCGCGGGTCACCGCCTGCGGGGATGCGACACCCACGGCATGGCCCAGCGGGGTGGGGAGGTGGCGGGCCACCTTCGCCTGGGGCCCACTATGCGCTCGCCCTTCGTTCCTCCCCATGGGGCCCAGTTGGTGCTCGCCCTGGAGCGCCACGAAGCCCACCGGGCCGCTCGGGGCTTCCTGGCTCCGGGGGGCACCCTGCTTTGGTATGACGCGCTCTGGCAGCCGCTGCCGGTGCGGATGGGAGAGGAGCCTCCCATCGAGGTGACCGAGCTTGAGGAACTCTGCGCTGCCCTGGGTGCCGTCTGCCTGAAGGTGCCTGCGCAGGCACTCCCGGATGTGCGCATGCAGAACACCCTGGTTCTGCGGGAGGTGGCGGTCGGCCACCTCATCGCCGGTGTCGGACTTCCAGAATTGGGGAGGGGGCTCGGGGATCTGATGGAGGGGACTCTGCTGGAGGCCAACCTCGCTCTGCTGCGGCAAGGGCCGCTCAGCGCGGAGGCGCTGCCTGGAACAGATGGATGA